The following are from one region of the Prevotella communis genome:
- the argR gene encoding arginine repressor, giving the protein MKDKKNRLEALRLIISSQQMGSQEELLNALQNEGFNLTQATLSRDLKQLKVAKAATMSGNYVYVLPNESMYKRVSTHSSVREMMQMPGFISINFSGNMGVIKTRPGYASAIAWNIDRSDIPEILGTIAGDDNIFIVIKEGVSHREITEALKEVVPNLK; this is encoded by the coding sequence ATGAAGGATAAGAAGAATAGATTGGAAGCATTGAGGCTGATTATTTCAAGCCAGCAGATGGGTAGTCAGGAAGAGTTGTTGAACGCACTGCAGAACGAGGGCTTCAACTTGACACAGGCCACGCTGAGCCGTGACTTGAAGCAACTGAAGGTTGCCAAGGCTGCCACCATGAGCGGCAACTACGTCTACGTACTCCCCAACGAGTCCATGTACAAGCGCGTAAGCACCCATTCTTCTGTCCGCGAGATGATGCAGATGCCAGGTTTCATCAGCATCAATTTCTCAGGCAACATGGGCGTCATCAAGACGCGTCCTGGCTATGCCAGTGCCATTGCCTGGAACATTGACCGCAGCGACATCCCCGAGATTCTGGGCACCATTGCCGGCGACGACAATATCTTTATCGTCATCAAGGAAGGCGTGAGCCACAGGGAAATCACCGAGGCGCTGAAGGAGGTCGTCCCCAATTTGAAATAA
- a CDS encoding GNAT family N-acetyltransferase: MEKEEIEVLVARPEHEIYVDTILDTIAEAAKVRGTGIAKRTHEYVAKKMAEAKAVIALTKDGRFAGFSYIETWENQQYVTTSGLIVHPDFRGLHIAKRIKDLTFTLARTRWPHAKIFSLTSGAAVMKMNTALGYQPVTFGDLTDDEAFWKGCEGCVNYPVLKERNRKFCICTAMLFDPTEHLPCKLSEDVLSRIRHLQELEEQSR; this comes from the coding sequence ATGGAAAAAGAAGAAATTGAAGTACTTGTAGCCCGTCCTGAGCACGAGATCTATGTAGACACCATCCTCGACACCATCGCCGAGGCAGCTAAGGTACGCGGCACAGGTATTGCCAAGCGCACTCACGAATATGTAGCAAAGAAGATGGCCGAGGCCAAGGCCGTTATCGCCCTGACAAAAGACGGTCGCTTTGCTGGATTCAGTTATATCGAGACATGGGAGAACCAACAATACGTGACCACCTCGGGTCTTATCGTACATCCCGATTTCCGCGGTCTCCACATCGCCAAGCGCATCAAGGACCTCACCTTCACGCTGGCCCGCACCCGTTGGCCCCACGCCAAGATTTTCTCGCTGACCAGCGGTGCCGCCGTGATGAAGATGAACACCGCCCTGGGCTACCAGCCTGTGACTTTCGGCGACCTGACCGACGACGAGGCCTTCTGGAAAGGTTGCGAGGGCTGTGTGAACTATCCCGTGCTGAAAGAGCGCAACCGCAAGTTCTGTATCTGCACCGCCATGCTGTTCGACCCCACAGAACACCTGCCGTGCAAACTCAGTGAGGACGTACTCTCACGTATCAGGCATTTACAGGAATTAGAAGAACAATCAAGATAA
- a CDS encoding argininosuccinate synthase: MSKKKVVVAFSGGLDTSYTVMKLAQDGYEVYAACANTGGFSAEQLKKNEENAYKLGAVQYVTLDVTQEYYAKSLKYMIFGNVLRNNCYPISVSSERIFQAIAIARYANEIGADAIAHGSTGAGNDQIRFDMTFLVMAPGVEIITLTRDKKLTRKEEVDFLNEHGFFADFTKLKYSYNVGIWGTSICGGELLDPTQGLPEDAYLKHVTAKEQEALLKITFDKGEIVAVNGEQFDDKIKAIQKIEEIGASYAIGRDANVGDTIIGIKGRVGFEAAAPKLIIEAHRLLEKSTLSKWQQYWKDQVANWYGMFLHESQYLEPVMPDIEAMLTSSQRNVTGTAILKLRPFGFETVGIDSANDLTKSKLGEYGETQTGWTADEAKGFIKVSSTPLRVYYGIHKDEKR; encoded by the coding sequence ATGAGCAAGAAGAAAGTCGTAGTAGCATTCAGCGGAGGTCTCGACACCTCCTACACCGTGATGAAACTGGCCCAGGACGGGTACGAAGTATATGCAGCCTGCGCCAATACCGGCGGTTTCAGTGCTGAACAGTTGAAGAAGAATGAAGAGAACGCCTACAAACTGGGCGCCGTGCAATACGTGACCCTCGACGTCACACAGGAGTATTACGCCAAGTCACTGAAATACATGATTTTCGGTAACGTGCTGCGTAACAACTGTTACCCCATCTCCGTTTCCAGCGAGCGTATCTTCCAGGCTATCGCCATCGCCCGCTATGCCAATGAGATTGGTGCCGATGCCATTGCGCACGGTTCTACCGGTGCCGGCAACGACCAGATCCGTTTCGACATGACCTTCCTCGTGATGGCTCCCGGCGTGGAGATTATCACCCTGACACGCGACAAGAAGCTCACGCGTAAGGAAGAGGTCGACTTCCTCAATGAGCATGGATTCTTTGCCGACTTCACCAAACTGAAGTATTCTTACAACGTAGGTATCTGGGGCACCTCTATCTGCGGTGGCGAACTGCTCGACCCCACTCAGGGCCTTCCCGAGGATGCCTACCTGAAGCATGTCACGGCCAAGGAACAGGAAGCCCTGCTGAAGATTACCTTCGACAAGGGTGAGATCGTGGCTGTCAACGGCGAGCAGTTCGACGATAAGATCAAGGCTATCCAGAAGATTGAGGAGATCGGTGCCAGCTACGCCATCGGCCGTGATGCCAACGTGGGCGATACCATCATCGGTATCAAGGGCCGCGTAGGTTTCGAGGCTGCCGCTCCTAAGCTCATCATTGAGGCCCACCGCCTGCTGGAGAAGTCAACCCTCTCTAAGTGGCAGCAGTACTGGAAGGACCAGGTGGCCAACTGGTACGGCATGTTCCTCCACGAGAGTCAGTACCTGGAGCCCGTGATGCCTGATATCGAGGCGATGCTCACCTCTTCTCAGCGCAATGTCACCGGTACCGCCATCCTGAAGCTCCGTCCCTTCGGTTTCGAGACCGTAGGCATCGATTCTGCCAACGACCTGACGAAGTCTAAACTCGGCGAGTATGGTGAGACCCAGACTGGTTGGACTGCCGACGAGGCCAAGGGCTTCATCAAGGTCAGCTCTACGCCACTCCGCGTGTACTACGGTATCCACAAGGACGAGAAGAGATAA
- the pyk gene encoding pyruvate kinase has translation MKQTKIVASISDRRCDPEFIRALFNAGMNVVRMNTAHASEEGIRQIVKNVREVSHHIGILIDTKGPEVRTTACDEPIQYKTGDVVKIFGRPEMNTTHDIINVTYANFAADVHEGCHILFDDGAIDMQVIGISGPQVVAQVQNDGVLGSKKSVNVPGVHIDLPALTEKDRKNIMLAIELDIEFIAHSFVRSAADVKAVQDILDANNSDIKIISKIENQEGVDNIDEIIAASYGIMVARGDLGIEVPIERIPGIQRRIIRKCVQAKKPVIVATQMLHSMIQNPRPTRAEVTDIANAIYYRTDALMLSGETATGKYPVEAVTTMAQIAEQAERDKLRENDIEIPLSANCDIHEFMSHSAIEATEKLGVKGIITDSLTGLTARSLAAFRGPNPVLAICYNDKLQRLLALSYGVIPVYQKGHIDSETLFMAAVRMLRQKGYVEDDDKIAYLSGNVRECGGTKFLEINTVKELFCNKYRFHLPKAEE, from the coding sequence ATGAAACAGACAAAAATCGTTGCCTCAATTAGTGACAGAAGATGTGACCCGGAGTTTATACGCGCGCTTTTCAACGCCGGTATGAACGTGGTGCGCATGAACACTGCACACGCTTCAGAGGAGGGTATCCGCCAGATTGTGAAGAATGTGCGGGAAGTGAGCCATCACATTGGCATCCTGATAGATACGAAGGGTCCTGAGGTGAGAACGACCGCCTGTGACGAACCGATTCAGTACAAGACGGGCGACGTGGTGAAGATTTTCGGACGTCCCGAGATGAACACGACGCACGACATCATCAACGTGACCTACGCCAATTTCGCGGCTGATGTGCATGAAGGCTGTCATATCCTCTTTGACGACGGTGCCATCGACATGCAGGTGATTGGCATCAGTGGTCCACAGGTGGTGGCCCAGGTGCAGAATGACGGTGTCCTGGGGTCCAAGAAGAGCGTGAACGTGCCCGGTGTGCACATAGACCTGCCTGCGCTCACCGAGAAGGACCGTAAGAACATCATGCTGGCCATAGAGCTGGATATCGAGTTTATTGCCCACTCGTTTGTGCGCTCGGCTGCCGACGTGAAGGCCGTGCAGGATATCCTCGATGCCAACAACTCAGATATCAAGATTATTTCGAAGATAGAGAATCAGGAGGGTGTCGACAATATCGATGAGATCATTGCAGCATCGTATGGTATCATGGTTGCCCGTGGTGACCTTGGTATTGAGGTGCCCATAGAGCGCATCCCCGGTATTCAGCGCCGCATCATCCGTAAGTGTGTGCAGGCCAAGAAGCCTGTTATCGTGGCTACCCAGATGTTGCACTCCATGATTCAGAATCCCCGTCCTACGCGTGCCGAGGTGACTGATATCGCCAACGCCATCTATTACCGTACGGACGCGCTGATGCTCTCGGGCGAGACAGCTACGGGTAAGTATCCGGTGGAGGCTGTGACGACGATGGCGCAGATTGCCGAGCAGGCCGAGCGTGACAAGTTGCGCGAGAACGATATCGAGATCCCGCTGTCGGCCAACTGTGACATCCATGAGTTTATGTCGCACAGTGCTATCGAGGCTACAGAGAAACTGGGTGTAAAGGGTATTATCACCGACTCACTGACAGGTCTTACTGCCCGTTCGCTGGCAGCTTTCCGTGGTCCTAACCCTGTGCTGGCTATCTGTTACAACGACAAGCTGCAGCGTCTGCTGGCGCTGAGCTACGGTGTGATTCCCGTCTATCAGAAGGGTCATATCGACAGCGAGACATTGTTTATGGCCGCAGTACGTATGTTGCGCCAGAAGGGTTATGTGGAAGACGATGACAAGATTGCCTACCTGAGTGGTAACGTGCGTGAGTGCGGCGGTACGAAGTTCCTGGAGATCAATACAGTGAAGGAACTGTTCTGCAACAAGTACCGTTTCCACCTGCCCAAGGCAGAGGAATAA
- the argC gene encoding N-acetyl-gamma-glutamyl-phosphate reductase: MERIKIGILGAAGYTGGELIRVLLNHPQAEIVFANSESNAGNPVSGVHEGLVGETDLKFTDQMPFDQVDVVFFCFGHGKSEAFLKEHTIPANVKIIDLAQDFRIAGTHDYIYGLPETHRDTISKAQHLANPGCFATCIQLAMLPALKAGIISGDIHVNGITGSTGAGQKPGATTHFSWRNDNCSVYKTFTHQHLLEINQTVQELAPGYDGRVLFIPQRGCFARGIFVTAYAKCDKSLEEVQQIYADYYKDAAFTHFVTKSPDLKQVVNTNKAVVYVEKYEDQLLMISCIDNLLKGAVGQAVQNMNIMFGIDETAGLRLKASAF; this comes from the coding sequence ATGGAAAGAATAAAGATTGGAATACTGGGAGCTGCAGGCTACACTGGTGGTGAACTCATCCGTGTGCTGCTCAACCATCCCCAGGCAGAGATCGTCTTTGCCAATTCTGAGAGCAACGCAGGCAACCCCGTGAGCGGCGTCCATGAGGGACTCGTAGGCGAGACCGACCTGAAGTTCACCGACCAGATGCCTTTCGACCAGGTCGACGTGGTCTTCTTCTGCTTCGGCCACGGCAAGAGCGAGGCCTTCCTCAAGGAGCACACCATCCCCGCCAACGTGAAGATTATCGATCTGGCACAGGACTTCCGCATCGCCGGCACGCACGACTACATTTACGGACTGCCTGAGACCCATCGCGATACCATCAGCAAGGCCCAGCACCTGGCTAACCCCGGCTGCTTTGCCACCTGTATCCAACTGGCCATGCTGCCTGCCCTGAAGGCTGGCATTATCAGCGGCGATATCCATGTCAACGGTATCACCGGCAGCACCGGTGCTGGACAGAAGCCCGGGGCCACCACCCATTTCTCTTGGCGCAACGATAACTGTTCGGTTTACAAGACCTTCACCCACCAGCACCTGCTGGAGATCAACCAGACGGTGCAGGAACTGGCTCCCGGCTACGACGGTCGTGTGCTGTTCATCCCCCAGCGTGGCTGCTTTGCGCGCGGCATCTTCGTTACCGCCTATGCGAAGTGCGACAAGTCCCTGGAAGAGGTGCAGCAGATTTATGCCGACTACTACAAGGATGCCGCCTTCACCCATTTCGTCACTAAGAGTCCCGACCTCAAGCAGGTGGTCAACACCAACAAGGCCGTGGTCTATGTAGAGAAGTACGAGGATCAGCTCCTCATGATTTCCTGCATTGACAACCTCCTGAAGGGCGCCGTTGGTCAGGCCGTGCAGAATATGAACATCATGTTCGGCATCGACGAGACCGCAGGTCTCCGACTCAAAGCCAGCGCATTCTAA
- a CDS encoding protein-disulfide reductase DsbD family protein produces MHRFIISLLAVILSTSVQAQMMEPVHFTSQLKTLQGNEAEILFTAIIDEGWHVYSTNLGDGGPVSATFNIVKMDGAEPVGKLQTRGKETKQFDKMFDMELRFFEHKATFVQKVRFTKPTYTIDCYLEYGACNDEMCMPPTQVEFKQQGKSPAAAPEKGKAEVEKKAEDEVKAEEAIVADTVAVADTVAADSSMVTVPSSPEDALWAPVIDEMKAMGAGDSLTDHSLLYILLMGFVGGLLAVLMPCIWPIIPMTVSFFLKRAKSDKKKGIRDAITYGLSIIVIYLGLGLLVTAFFGSDTLNAMSTNAVFNIFLFLLLVVFALSFFGWFEIKLPGSWTDKVDTKASETSGLLSIFLMAFTLVLVSFSCTAPIIGLLLVETTTSGNWLAPALGMFGFAFALALPFTLFALFPTWLKQAPKSGSWMTTLKVVLGFVELAFALKFLSVADLAYGWHILDREVFLSLWIVIFALLGAYLCGWLKFQEDEVGGDIRKPMPVLCIMGGLVSLAFAVYMVPGLWGAPCKAVSAFAPPMNTQDFNLNTKTVEAQFTDYEAGMAAARAQGKPVFIDFTGFGCVNCRKMEAAVWTDQRVADRLTRDYVLISLFVDDKTPLAEPLEVTDEQGNTKTLRTVGAKWSYLQSHKFGANAQPYYVILDPVTASPLSGSRAYDEDIPAYLDFLNGGLERYRELTK; encoded by the coding sequence ATGCATAGATTCATTATCAGCCTTTTGGCTGTTATCCTCTCTACAAGTGTACAGGCCCAGATGATGGAGCCTGTACACTTCACCTCACAACTGAAGACCCTTCAGGGCAATGAGGCAGAGATTCTTTTCACCGCCATCATCGATGAGGGATGGCATGTGTATTCCACCAACCTTGGCGACGGCGGACCTGTATCGGCTACATTCAACATCGTGAAGATGGACGGTGCAGAACCCGTGGGCAAGTTGCAGACGCGCGGCAAGGAAACCAAGCAGTTCGACAAGATGTTTGATATGGAGCTGCGCTTCTTCGAGCACAAGGCCACCTTTGTGCAGAAGGTACGCTTCACCAAGCCCACCTACACCATCGACTGCTATCTGGAGTATGGCGCCTGCAATGACGAGATGTGCATGCCCCCCACCCAGGTAGAATTCAAGCAGCAGGGTAAAAGTCCTGCCGCAGCCCCAGAGAAGGGCAAGGCCGAAGTGGAGAAAAAGGCTGAAGATGAAGTGAAAGCCGAAGAAGCTATCGTTGCCGATACCGTAGCGGTAGCCGACACAGTGGCAGCAGATTCTTCAATGGTTACTGTGCCATCTTCCCCTGAGGATGCCCTCTGGGCACCCGTCATCGACGAGATGAAGGCGATGGGAGCCGGTGACAGTCTGACCGACCACTCCCTGCTCTATATTCTCCTGATGGGTTTCGTAGGCGGTCTGTTGGCCGTACTGATGCCCTGCATCTGGCCTATCATCCCAATGACGGTAAGTTTTTTCCTGAAGCGCGCCAAAAGCGACAAGAAAAAAGGTATCCGCGATGCTATCACCTATGGACTCAGCATCATCGTGATCTACCTCGGTCTGGGACTGCTCGTCACCGCCTTCTTTGGCAGCGACACCCTCAACGCCATGTCCACCAATGCCGTGTTTAACATCTTCCTATTCCTCTTACTGGTAGTCTTCGCCCTGTCGTTCTTCGGCTGGTTCGAAATCAAACTGCCAGGCTCATGGACCGATAAAGTGGATACAAAAGCCTCGGAGACCAGCGGTCTGCTGTCTATCTTCCTCATGGCCTTCACCCTGGTGCTCGTGTCATTCTCTTGCACAGCCCCCATCATCGGTCTGCTGCTCGTCGAGACAACCACCAGTGGCAACTGGCTGGCCCCTGCCCTTGGCATGTTTGGCTTCGCCTTCGCCCTGGCACTGCCCTTCACCCTCTTCGCCCTCTTCCCCACGTGGCTGAAGCAGGCACCGAAGTCGGGCTCATGGATGACCACCCTGAAGGTTGTCCTTGGTTTCGTCGAACTGGCCTTTGCCTTGAAATTCCTCTCCGTGGCTGATTTGGCCTACGGCTGGCATATCCTCGACCGCGAGGTATTCCTCTCACTCTGGATTGTTATCTTTGCCCTGCTCGGAGCCTACCTCTGTGGCTGGCTGAAATTCCAGGAAGACGAGGTTGGCGGCGACATCCGCAAACCCATGCCCGTGCTGTGTATCATGGGCGGACTTGTATCACTGGCTTTCGCCGTCTACATGGTACCCGGTTTGTGGGGCGCCCCCTGTAAGGCCGTCAGTGCCTTTGCCCCACCAATGAACACACAGGACTTCAACCTCAATACCAAGACCGTTGAAGCACAGTTCACCGACTATGAAGCCGGTATGGCTGCTGCCCGCGCTCAGGGCAAGCCAGTCTTCATCGACTTCACCGGCTTCGGCTGCGTCAACTGTCGCAAGATGGAGGCTGCCGTATGGACCGACCAGCGCGTAGCCGACCGTCTCACCCGCGACTACGTACTCATCTCACTCTTCGTGGACGACAAGACACCACTGGCAGAACCCCTGGAGGTTACCGATGAACAGGGCAATACCAAGACCCTACGAACCGTGGGTGCCAAGTGGAGCTATCTGCAGAGCCATAAGTTCGGTGCCAACGCCCAGCCCTACTACGTCATCCTCGATCCCGTCACTGCCAGCCCCCTCAGTGGCAGTCGTGCCTACGACGAGGACATCCCCGCCTACCTGGACTTCCTCAATGGCGGTCTGGAGCGCTACCGCGAACTCACGAAATAA